A window of the Lagopus muta isolate bLagMut1 chromosome 1, bLagMut1 primary, whole genome shotgun sequence genome harbors these coding sequences:
- the LOC125687306 gene encoding tubulin alpha-3 chain-like produces MRECISIHIGQAGVQMGNACWELYCLEHGIQADGTIPGSKLVKPVEPQSEQVDSSFETFFCETASGKHVPRAVFIDLEPTVIDEIRTGTYHGLFHPEQLISGKEDAANNYARGHYTIGKEIIDTVLSRIRKMADQCSGLQGFLVFHSFGGGTGSGFTSLLMERLSVEYSKKSKLEFSVYPAPQVSTAVVEPYNSILTTHTTLEHSDCSFMVDNEAIYDICNRNLDIERPTYTNLNRLIGQIVSSVTASLRFNGALNVDLIEFQTNLVPYPRIHFPLTTYAPIISAEKAYHEQLSVPEITNACFEFSNQMVKCDPRRGKYMACCLLYRGDVVPKDVNAAIAAIKTRRSIQFVDWCPTGFKVGINYQPPTVVPGGDLAKVQRAVCMLSNTTAIAEAWARLDHKFDLMYAKRAFVHWYVGEGMEEGEFSEAREDLAALEKDYEEVGRDSADGEEDEADEDEY; encoded by the exons ATG AGGGAGTGCATTTCCATCCACATCGGGCAGGCTGGCGTGCAGATGGGCAATGCCTGTTGGGAGCTGTATTGCCTTGAGCATGGGATCCAGGCAGATGGGACCATTCCTGGCTCCAAGCTGGTGAAACCTGTGGAGCCGCAGTCTGAGCAAGTGGATTCTTCTTTTGAGACCTTCTTCTGTGAGACAGCGTCTGGGAAGCACGTGCCTCGGGCAGTGTTCATAGACTTGGAGCCCACTGTCATTG ATGAGATCCGAACTGGCACCTATCACGGACTCTTCCACCCAGAGCAGCTCATCAGTGGCAAGGAGGATGCTGCCAACAACTATGCCCGTGGCCACTACACCATTGGGAAGGAGATTATAGACACTGTCCTCAGCAGAATTCGCAAAATG GCTGACCAGTGCAGCGGCCTCCAGGGGTTCCTGGTCTTCCACAGCTTTGGGGGAGGCACAGGCTCGGGGTTCACCTCCCTCCTCATGGAGCGGCTCTCTGTAGAGTACAGCAAGAAGTCCAAGCTGGAGTTCTCTGTGTACCCAGCACCACAGGTCTCCACGGCAGTGGTGGAGCCCTACAACTCCATCCTCACCACTCACACCACCCTGGAGCACTCGGACTGCTCCTTCATGGTGGACAACGAGGCCATCTATGACATCTGCAACCGCAACCTGGACATCGAGCGGCCCACCTACACCAACCTCAACAGGCTCATTGGGCAGATCGTCTCCTCCGTTACCGCCTCTTTGAGATTTAACGGTGCCTTGAACGTTGACCTGATTGAATTCCAGACCAACCTGGTGCCCTACCCACGGATACACTTCCCCCTCACCACCTATGCACCCATCATCTCGGCAGAGAAAGCCTACCACGAGCAGCTGTCGGTGCCAGAGATCACCAACGCTTGCTTTGAGTTCTCCAACCAGATGGTGAAATGTGACCCACGGCGTGGCAAGTACATGGCGTGCTGCCTGCTGTACCGCGGTGACGTGGTGCCCAAGGACGTGAACGCGGCCATTGCGGCCATCAAAACGCGCCGCTCCATCCAGTTTGTGGACTGGTGCCCCACTGGCTTCAAGGTGGGCATCAACTATCAGCCCCCAACGGTGGTGCCTGGTGGGGACCTGGCCAAGGTGCAGCGGGCTGTGTGCATGCTGAGCAACACCACGGCCATCGCCGAGGCCTGGGCGCGCCTGGACCACAAGTTTGACCTGATGTATGCCAAGCGAGCCTTTGTGCACTGGTACGTGGGTGAAGGCATGGAGGAGGGCGAGTTCTCAGAGGCCAGGGAGGACCTGGCTGCCCTGGAGAAGGATTACGaggaggttggaagggactcagcAGATGGAGAAGAAGATGAGGCTGATGAGGATGAGTACTAA